In the Caballeronia sp. NK8 genome, GCAGTAGATGGTACAAAGACTGGCAGGCAAGACGGCGCTGATCACGGCGGCGGGACAGGGCATCGGGCTCGCGACGGCCGAGCTTTTCGCGGCGCAGGGCGCGCGCGTGATCGCGACGGACATCCGCACCGAATCGCTCGACGGCAAGCCCTTCGAAGTGCGCAAGCTCGATGTGCGCGACACGCAGGCGATCAACGCGCTGGCCGACGAGATCGGCGCGATCGACGTGCTGTTCAACTGCGCGGGCTTCGTGCACGCCGGCTCGATTCTGGAAGCAAGCGAAGAGGACTGGGATTTCGCCTTCGACCTGAACGCCAAGGCGATGTATCGTACGATTCGCGCTTTCCTGCCGAAGATGCTGGAAAAAGGCGGCGGTTCGATCATCAACATGTCGTCGGCGGCGTCGAGCGTGAAGGGCGTGCCGAACCGCTTCGTGTATGGTGCGTCGAAGGCGGCCGTGATCGGTCTCACGAAGGCTGTCGCCGCCGATTTCGTCACGCGCGGCGTCCGCTGCAATGCGATCTGCCCCGGCACCGTGGAGTCGCCGTCGCTGAAGGACCGCATCGCGGAGCAGGCGCAGGCGCAGGGCGCGAGCGTCGATCAGGTGCAGGCGGCGTTCGTCGCGCGCCAGCCGATGGGACGCGTCGGCCGCGCCGAAGAGATCGCGGCGCTCGCGCTCTATCTCGGCTCGGACGAATCGTCGTTTACGACGGGCCAGATTCACATCATCGACGGCGGCTGGTCGAACTGACCACGCCCTCATTCTTTTTCGGAACCAGGAGGATCAAACCAGATGAAGCTGCTTCGTTACGGCCCCAAGGGTCAGGAAAAACCGGGTCTGCTGGATGACGAGGGCCAGATTCGCGATCTGTCGAAGGTCGTCGATGACATCGCCGGCGCGACGCTGACCGATGCGGGCCTGGCCAAACTGCGCGCAACCGACATCGCGTCGCTGCCGGTGGTCGATGGCAATCCGCGCATCGGGCCGTGTGTCGGGCGTGTCGGCAAGTTCGTGTGCATCGGGCTGAACTACGCGGATCACGCCGCCGAATCGAATCTGCCGGTGCCGACCGAGCCGGTCATCTTCAACAAGTGGACGAGCGCGATCAACGGCCCGGACGACGACGTGGAAATCCCGCGCAACTCGGTCAAGACCGACTGGGAAGTCGAACTCGGCGTGGTGATCGGCAAGGAAGCCAAGTACGTCGACGAAGCGAACGCGCTTGATTACGTCGCGGGCTACTGCGTGATCAACGACGTCTCCGAGCGCGAATGGCAGCTCGAGCACGGCACGCAATGGGACAAGGGCAAGGGCTTCGACACGTTCGGCCCGATCGGTCCGTGGCTCGTCACGAAGGACGAAGTCGCCGATCCGCAGAAGCTCGATCTGTGGCTCGAAGTCGACGGCAAGCGCTATCAGAACGGCAACACGAAGACGATGGTCTTCACGGTCGCGCAACTGGTCGCGTATCTGTCGAAGGTGATGAGCCTGCAGCCGGGCGATGTCATTTCGACGGGCACGCCGCCGGGCGTCGGCATGGGCGTGAAGCCGAACGCGGTGTATCTGAAGGCCGGGCAAACGATCCGCCTCGGCATTCAGGGTCTCGGCGAGCAGACGCAGAAGACCGTCGCGGCGCAGTAACGCGCACGCGTAGCAAACAAAAAACCTCGCCGCGGCGAGGTTTTTTGCTTGATAGGACGGAGATTGAAGAATCAGGCGTGATATACCGGTTCGGCGGAGACGCCCTCGCCGATGCGCGTGATCGTGCCCTGCGCGACCGCGACGAGCCGCTCGGCGCCGCCGTCGGTGACGAACACGTCGCACTGGCAGGTCGCCTGCGTCATGCCCGCATGCACCACGCGCGCGCGGGCCATCAGCGTGCCGGAGACGGCCGGGCGCAGATAGTTGATCTTGTACTCCCCGGTGACGACCTTCGGCCCGAGCCGCAGCGCGCCCGCGAAGGTCAGCGCGTTGTCCACGAGATAACTGACCACCCCGCCGTGCACGAAACCGTGTTGTTGCCTCAGCTCGTCCCTGATCGTCAGACACAGCGTGAGACTCGCTGAATCGACCTGCATCAGCTTGGTTCCGAGCAAGGCGCTGAACGGTTGCGCATTCAGCGCACCGCGCGCGATATCGACGATTTCGGCCATTCGGACACTCCTTGGGTGGGTTCGGTGCCGTCCTGCAAAGACAATAGATACCGTTCGCGCCCACTGCAAGGAAGTGACGCAAATATTGTGCAATGGAACGTTTCCGGCGGCGTCCCGCATTCGCGTAGACACGCCGCGCGGCAAACGATTCAAGCTTTCCGGCCTGGTTGCCGTAAACCCGCACTATCCCCGCGATGGGCGGGCCTATTTCGGAAAGTGTGGGTGCAAGAGATGTTCGGAAAGATCAAGGTTTCATCGGGTTTGCTCGCGGTTCTGGTGGTGTTCTGTCTCTTTCAGCTGGTCACGGAAGGACTCGGTTTCTGGTCGCTCTCGCGCACGCATGACGATGTCGGCAACCTGTCCGATATCGCCTTGAAGCAGGTCAACGCGGTCAACAAGACCACGCAGCATCTGATGGACGCGCGCATCAACCTTTCGCGCGCCGGCACGCGCATGGTGCGCGGCGGCTCCGAGCCGACGGAGATCGTCCAGCACGCGCGCGAGCAGATCGCGGCGGCGGACAAATCGTTCACAGCGTTCCTGAACGCGCCGAAGACGGGCGAGGAAAACGCGGCGCGCACGGCCGCGCTGCAGGCGAAGTACGCCGACTATTCGAAGGCGTTGAGCGAGCTCGTGCAGTATCTCGACGCGGGCAATATTCAGGCGTTTCTCGACCAGCCGACGCAGGGCTTCCAGGATCGCTATCTCGCGGAGCAGCAGAACTTCGTCAATTTCGGCGATGAAGCGGGCCGCGCCTATCTTTCGTCGATCGACACGCGTTACGCGTGGTTCCGCGCGGTGGGCATCGTGATTCTCGTCGCGCTGATCGCGGGCATCGCGCTGGTGCACGTCGCGCTGCGCCGTGGCGTGATCGAGCCGCTGGAAGAAGCGGGCCGGCATTTCGAGCGCATCGCGAAGGGGCGTCTCGATGAGCGCATCGAGGATCGCGGCAGCAACGAAATCGGCCGCCTGTTCGCGGGCCTCGCAACGATGCAGGCGAGCGTCGCGAGCACCGTGAAGACCGTGCGCGAGACATCCGATTCGATCAACTTCGGCGCCGACGAAATCGCGAGCGGCAACGCCGATCTCTCCGCACGCACGGAGAATCAGGCGGCTTCGCTCGAAGAAACCGCATCGAGCATGGAAGAGCTGACCGCGACCGTGCGCCAGAACGCCGAGCACGCGCGCGAGGCGAACACGCTCGCCGGCGACGCGCTCAGCGCGACCTCGCGCGGCTCCAGCGTGGTCGACGATGTCGTCGAGAAGATGCGCGGCATCGCGTCGAGCTCGGACAAGATCGCGGAGATCATTTCGGTCATCGACGGCATCGCGTTCCAGACCAATATCCTCGCGTTGAATGCGGCCGTCGAGGCGGCGCGCGCGGGTGAGCAGGGGCGCGGCTTCGCGGTCGTGGCGGGCGAAGTGCGCGGCCTCGCGCAGCGTTCGGCGCAGTCGGCGAAGGAAATCAAGGAACTGATCGGCGAATCGGTGGCGCAGGTAAGCGACGGCTCCGTGCTGGTCGAACGCGCGGGCGCGGCGATGCGCGAAGTGTCGGCGTCGATTTCACGCGTCACGCAGATGATGGCGGAAATCAGCGCGTCGTCGCTGGAGCAGAGCGTGGGCATCGAGCAGGTCAATCAGGCCGTCACGCAAATGGACGAGATGACGCAGCAGAACGCGGCGCTCGTCGAGCAGGCCGCGGCGGCCGCGTCGTCGCTGCATGAGCAGACGCGGCAACTGAAGGCGGCGGTTTCGGTGTTCCAGCTCGCCTGATTCCGCTCAGTCCGGCAGCGCCGCGTACGACGTCGCGAGGTGGTACGGCGTCGTCGACGGCATTTCCGCGCGGGTGATGTCGCCCTTGTCGGAGCGGCATTCGACCCAGCCCGTCTCATGCAGGAAACGCGCGCCAAAACGCGCGATCTGCTGGCCGGCGTCGTCGCCGCGCGTGGCCAGCGCGCGCAGATATTCGGTCTGCGCCCAGATGCGCTGCGTGCCGTCGATCACGCGGCCGGTTTCGTCGAGCGCGGCGCACACGGCCCCCGTTTCCCGGTCGACGCCGTATTGCTGCGCGAAATCGAACGCGCGCGCGAGTCTTTCGTTGAGCCCCGCCGCTTCGAACGCGGCGTGCTTGCTCCCCAGCGCCAGAAAATACCATTCGAACTGATGGCCCGGCTCCAGCCGGTTGCCTGGCGTGCCCATCGGCAATTCGGCGATCGCGCCGCTCGGCTCGTGCACGAACGCATCCGCGACGGACTGCGCCAGCAACGCGAGGCGCTTGTCGTAGGCGGCGTCGCCGGTTGCCTCGCGCGCGGCGAGCCACGCTTCGGCGAGATGCATCAGCGGATTCTGCAAGGGCGTTTCGAGCGTCGCGCCGAAGTCCTCGGAGAGCGCCGCGTTCAGCAGATCGCCATTGCTCGAAAAACGCGCCTCGATGAGCCGCGAGGTTTCATCGAGCAGCGCAAAGGCGTCCGCCGAGCCGCTCTTTTTCGCGTAATGCGCGCACGCGAAAACGACGAACGCATGCGTGTACAGATCCTTCTGGCGCTCCAGCGGCGCGCCGCTCGCATTCACGCTGTAGAACCATCCGCCGTTTCGTCTGTCCTGAAAATAGTGCCGTAGCGATTCGAAGAGTGTCGCGGCGTGCGCGAGATCGCCGGCTTCCGAGAATACGAAGAGCTGGCGCGCGCAGGCCATCGCGCGATAGCGCTTTGGCGGCAGCGGCGCATGATCGTCCGGCGCGACGGCTTCATAGGCCAGCCCGAGCGCCGCATTGAAGCCCGGCCCGCGCCAGATGGGCAGCACGATGTTCGAGAAATGCGCGCGCAACTGCGCGGCGGAATCCGGGCTCGCCGATTGCATCGGCTGCGAAGCGTTTGATTGCTGATCCTGCATACGGAGACTCTTATGGGTCCGAGGGGCGCGTGGCCTTCGAGGCACACGCAACAGGAAAGGATAGCAAAACCGGCCCGGCGCGCGCCGCGTCTTCGCAAGGCGCGTCGTGCTTCTTACCGAGAGGAGGCTAAAACATGTTGGGAAATATCGAAATCGTGTCGCGGCTCGTGATGGCCGCCGCGCTCGGCAGCGTGATCGGCTTCGAGCGTGAGCGGCTTTCGTGGGCGGCGGGACTGCGCACGCACATGCTCGTGTGCGTCGGCTCGGCGCTCATCATGATCGTGTCCGCGTACGGTTTTGCGGATGCGCTGAAGAACGAACACGTCGTGCTCGATCCGTCGCGGGTCGCGGCGCAGGTCGTGTCGGGCATCGGCTTTCTCGGCGCGGGCTCGATTCTGCTGCGTGGCGAAATCGTCCGCGGGCTGACCACGGCGGCGAGCCTCTGGTCGGTCGCGGCAATCGGGCTTGCGGTCGGCGGCGGGTTGTACACGGCGTCGATCGCGGCCACGGCGATCATCCTCATCATTCTGGCGGGGATCAAGCCGCTCGAACGCCGCTTCATCAGCGTGAAGCAGCGCCGCCAGCTGACGATGCTCGTGGAGCGCGGCTCGCTCAGCTTTCATGCGCTGCACGAGGCGCTCGGGCCCGGCAGCGTGCGCGTGAAGCAGTTCGTCGTGCAGCAAAGCGACGATTCGCCCGATCTGGACGAGGTGCGGGTAGAACTGTCGCGCGCATCGGCTCTGGAATATCAGGCGATCTGCGAGCGTTTGCGACAACTCGACGTCGTGCGCGAGTTTCGCGAGGACGATGCGACCTGAATTCATCGTGATGATGCTGGTTTGCGCACGCGGCCATGCGACAATGCGGCCTCTCGAAAATAATCGCCGACGCGCCGGTGTGCCTTGCATGCCGGGCCATAGAGGCCGCCGTCTTTCGAACCTATGCCAGATTCCGCAGTAAAGAGAGATCCTGATTCCGCCGTACCCTCGCGCCGTCGACGCGCAGCGCAGGCCACGTCATCCAGCGCCGATACCGAAAAGAAGCTCGCCCGCGCCGCACGCTCGGCGCAGCGTCTCGCTCAACTGAGCGACGGCGCGCGCGGCGGCGAAACGCTCGACCTGTTCGCCGACGACGCCGAACGCGCACATTTGCAGGCGCTCAACACCGATATCCGTCAGGGTACGTTCGAAGGCTTCGAGTTGCCAGAGGTGTTTCTCGCGGCAGTGCAATCGAATTGCGGGACGGCGTCGCAGGGCGCAAGCGGCGAGACCAGACGCGCGGCGCGCGAAAGCGTGGCGCCGGTCGCACCGGTGCAGGGGCTGTTTCCGGAAGAACCGACGCCGCCAGTCAAAACGGGCGCACTTGCCGCTGTCGCGACGCGATCCGCGAGCATCAGCACGTCCGTCGCGCCGGATAGCGCGCCGCATTCGGTTGCCGCTATCGCCTCGGCGCTGATCGCGAGCGATCGCGGCGATCGCACCGGCAGTGCGCCGCTTGCGAAGCCGCACGCACCCGAACTCGACCGCGCCCGCGCCACCGCATTCGCCGACACCATCGACGCGCTGTACGCCGTGGTCGCGGAACAGCGCACGTCCACGGCCGCCCACGCACGTCGCATGAAGACGATGCTGACGATCATCGTCTGCGTGATGCTCGTCACGGTGGCGACCGGCATCGCGCAGACGGCCGTGCTGCTGCACATGAGCCGCGACGGCAAGGTCCAGCAGGATCGCATGGAGCAACTGATGCTCAATCAGCAGGCGACGCTCGCCTCGCTCTTCGATACCGATTCCTCGACCGTCAGCTTGCGCCTCACGCACGGCATGTCCGATGTGCCGCGCGACTCCGACGGCACCGCGCCCGTTCAGCCCGTCAACGCCAGCAAGCGCGTTTCCGCGCCGAACCAGCACGCGCACCATCGCGCCCCTTCATCGGCGCACTGACCCTCGTTGTCACATTCCTGCGACACCCCGCCCTGCGGCGGCGTGTCGCGCTTTCGCGCGTCTTGATAGCACGAGGCCGTCGCACGGGCGTTTCCCACCCGGCCCTCTTTTTTGAGATCGCCGGGCCGGTAATTATGTAGAAAAACTACTGACTTCTTATCCGAAAAATGTTGCGTTGCACTAGAAATCGATCAGGGCAAACCCTATAATCCGCTCTAAGGGAAAACCCTCTATCGCTAACCGGAGTCAGACATGAGCTACCTCTTCGCCCTGCTGCAAAAATTTGCTTCGCTGTTCGAATCGCCGCATCTGCCGATGGACAAAGACTACTCGTATCAAGCGCGTTTCCGTGAATCGGAGCGCAAGCGCAAGGCACGCGGCACGGCTTTCGGCATCCGCCTGTAATGCGCGTCTGATGGCGGCGCGGGAAACACAACACCAGCAATACGCGACGGCACATGCCGCACGACCCGCCCGCTCATTTTTCTTGTTCTTGTAGTTTTTCTAGCATTTTTCTGCCGTTCCCAGCGTCACTTCGGACGTATCTACCTTCTGCGCTCCACGCGCGCGACGCAGTTTGCTCCCTTTCGTTCTGCTGACGCGCTGCTTCTCGCGCCGCCTGCATCGAAAAAAAGCCTTCCGACTTGTTCTGGCGCGACACGCCGAAAATCGCAAGATCGTTCTCTTCGCTGCCCGCAAACCCTTGTCCAGCAAGGCTCCGCCTCGTTCCAAAGAACGCGCTCCTTATTCCAGTGTCGTATTTCCACATGTGGTTGTCGCAAATAGTCGGCTGATGCGACTTTTTTCTGGCAACTATGTATGCAGAGCGTGGACGCGCGTCCGCGCACGCCAGGAGATATTCGATGAATTCCCCCAAGGTAGTAGTCGAGGGACTGTGCAAGGTGTTCGGCAACAGTCCCAAGCAGGCGCTCGACATGCTGGCCGGCGGCGCGACGAAGGAAGAAGTCTTCAAGCGCACCGGACAGATCGTCGGCGTCCATAACGTCTCCTTCGACGTCAAGGAAGGCGAGATATTCGTGCTCATGGGCCTGTCAGGCTCGGGCAAATCCACGCTGATCCGGCTCATCAACCGGCTCGTCGAACCGACCGCGGGCAAGGTGCTGATCGACGGCCGCGACGTGGCCGCCGTGCCGCGCTCGGAACTCACGTCCCTGCGCCGCAAGGACATGAGCATGGTGTTTCAGTCCTTCGCGCTCATGCCGCAGCGCACCGTTCTTTCCAACGCCGCATTCGGCCTCGAGGTCGCGGGCGTCGGCAAGAAGGAGCGCGAAAAGCGTGCGATGACCGTGCTGGAACAGGTCGGCCTCGCGCCCTTCGCGCAGAAGCTGCCCGCGCAGCTATCGGGCGGCATGCAGCAGCGTGTGGGCCTCGCGCGCGCACTCGCGGTGAACCCTTCGCTGATGATCATGGACGAGGCGTTCTCCGCACTCGACCCGCTCAAGCGCAAGGAAATGCAGAATGTGCTGCTCGATCTGCAACGCGAGCAGCGCCGCACGATTCTCTTCGTGTCGCACGATCTGGAAGAAGCGATGCGGATCGGCACGCGCATCGCGATCATGGAAGGCGGCCGCGTCGTGCAGATCGGCACGCCGCAGGAAATCATCACCAATCCCGCCGACGACTACGTGGAAGCGTTCTTCGAAGGCATCGACACGAGCCGCTATCTGACCGCCGGCGATCTGATGCAGATCGACGAAGTGCCGCTCATGAAACACTCGCCGCAGATCGACGCATCGAGCGTTGCGGCGACGCTCAACGGCAGTGCGGACTACGCCTTCGTGCTCGACGGCGAGCGCCGCATCCGCGGCTTCGTCGGGCGCGACGCCAACGGCAATGCCGCGCCGCAGATCAGGCCCATCGAATGCATCGCGCGCAGCATGGCGCTCGATGAAGTCGTGAACCGGGTGGTCGCGAGTCCGGCGCCGCTGCCCGTCGTCGAGGCGGACGGCTCGTATTGCGGTTCGATCAACAAGAGCAATGTCCTGAAGGTCCTTACGCACCATCGAGGTTCCCATGTCTGAAATCATTCCGCTTGGCAGTTGGGTGGACCACGGCGTCCACTATCTCCTCGATCACGACGCGAAAACCTTCGACTCGATCGGCAAGGTTATCGAAACATTCGCCGCGGCGGTCGAGCACGGCCTGCAGGCCATCCCGATGTGGCTCCTGATGGCGATCTTCGTCGGCATTGGCTTGTGGCGCGTCGGCTGGCGATTCGCGGCGTTCGTGCTCGCTTCGCTACTGCTGATCTACGCGACCAACTTCTGGGATCAGATGGTCATCACGCTGGGCCTCACGCTCTCGTCGACGATCATCAGCCTGATGCTCGGCATACCGCTTGGCATCTGGACCTCGAAGAGCCGTTACGTCGAGATGGGGGTGCGCCCGGTGCTCGATCTGATGCAGACGATGCCCGCCTTCGTCTACCTGATTCCGGCTGCGATGCTGTTCGGCCTGGGCCGCGTGCCGGGCATTCTGGCGACCGTCATCTTCGCGATGCCGCCGGCCGTCCGACTCACCGCGCTCGGCATCAAGCAGGTGAATCGCGAGATCGTGGAAGCGGGGCAGGCCTTCGGTTGCACGTCGTTCCAGCTGCTCTACAAGGTGCAGATTCCGAACGCGTTGCCGTCGATCATGACCGGCGTGAACCAGACGATCATGATGGCGCTGTCGATGGTGATCATCGCGTCGATGGTCGGCGCGGGCGGTCTCGGTAACGACGTGCTCGCATCGATCCAGCGTCTGGATATCGGCCTCGGCTTCGAGAGCGGCTTGTCGGTGGTGTTGCTGGCGATCATTCTCGACCGCATCACCGAGAGCTTCGGACGGATGCCCGGCATGGCGCGCGCCCCGCTGTTCGCAGGTCTCAGGAGCGTGATGAAAGTGCGCCGCACGCCTGCGACGCAACAAGGCTGAGAGGCTTGAAACATGAAGCGCGACGCGATCGTCCCAGCGGTTACGGATTCACCGTTGTCCAATCTCGCGCACTTCGGCTTTCTCACGCTGCCGAACTTCTCGATGATCGCGTTCACGAGCGCGGTCGAGGTGCTGCGCATGGCCAATTACGTCGGCCGCGCGCAGCATTATCGATGGTCGATCATCACGCCGGACGGCGAACCGGCGCGTGCGAGCAACGGCATCACCGTGAAGCCGACCGTCACGCTCGACGAGGCGGGCATGCCGGACGTGCTGATCGTGTGCGCGGGCTGGCACGTCGCCGATCATGTCGACGACAAGGTGATCGCGCTCTTGCAGCGCGCGCATGAGGCGGGCATTCCGCTCGGCGGCATCTGCACCGGGCCGTATGCGCTGCTCGCGGCGAAACTGCTCGATGGCTATCGCTGCACGCTGCACTGGGAAGACATGTCGCCGGTCAACAAGCGCTTTCCGCATGTGCGTTTTGCGGACGAGCTGTTCGTGATCGATCGCGACCGCATGACGTGCACGGGCGGCACCGCGCCGCTCGACCTGATGCTCAATCTCGTCGGCATGCGGCTTGGACAGGCGCATGCGGCGCAGGTGTCGGAGCAATTCATCGTCGAGCGGATTCGCGGCTCGACGGATTACCAGCACATTCCCGTGGATGCGCGCGTCGGCTTTTCGCGCGCCGAGCTGGTCGAAGTCGTGCGGCTGATGGAGGCGAACATCGAAGAGCCGCTGTCGCTCGAAGAACTCGCGCGTCTCGTGCATCTGTCGCAGCGGCATTTGCAGCGCATGTTCAAGATGTTCCTCAATGTCTCGCCGACGCATTACTACCTGACGCTGCGCCTGCGCCGCGCGCGTGAGCTGTTGCGCAACACGGATGCATCCATTGCGCGCGTGACGAGCATCTGCGGCTTCCATTCCCCTTGTCACTTCAGCAAGGCGTATCGCGCGCAGTTCGGTCATGCGCCGAGCGTGGAGCGCCGTTTATCGGCCTGACGTCCTGCTGGTCTGCTTTCTTCGCTCCGTGCGGACTCGGCCGAGTCGCGCGCGCGGGTCTGTTCGTGCCTTCGTGCCTTAAAAAACTGGGAGAGAGATACATGAAATGCTTGTGGATCGCGTCGCTGGCCACGGCGATGCTGTCGGGTGCGTATGCCGCGAATGCGGCCGAGCCTGCCGCGTGCAAGAACGTGCGTTTCGCGGATGTCGGCTGGACAGATATCGCCGCGACCACCGGACTTGCATCGACCATTCTGCAGGGCCTCGGCTACAACCCGACGAAGACGATCGCCTCGGTGCCGATCACGTTCGCGGGCGTGAAGAGCAAGCAGATCGACGTGTTCCTCGGCTACTGGTCGCCGACGATGGACCCGATGATCGATTCGTTCAGGAAAGCGAATCAAGTGAAGATCCTGCCGACGCCGAACCTCACGGGCGCGAAGTACACGCTCGCGGTGCCCGACTATGCGTATCAGGCGGGCATCAGGAACTTCAGCGACATCGCGAAGAACTACGACAAGCTCGACGGCAAGATCTACGGCATCGAGCCGGGCAACGACGGCAACGCGCTCATCAAGAAGATGATCGACAGCAACATGTACGGGCTCGGCAAGTTCAAACTCGTGGAGTCGAGCGAGGCGGGCATGCTCGTCGAGGTGAATCGCGCCTTTCGCGAGAAGAAGCCGATCGTGTTCCTCGGCTGGGAACCGCATCCGATGAACGTGCAGATGAAGATCGACTATCTGGCGGGCGGCGATGACGTGTTCGGGCCGAACTATGGCGAGGCGAAGGTGCTGACGGTCACGCCGACCGACTACGACACGCGCTGCCCGAATGTGGCGAAGCTCGTGTCGAATTTGCAGTTCACGACGGATATCGAGAACCACGTGATGCTGCCGATCATGAACAAGACGGATGCGAACAAGGCGGCGCGTGAATGGCTGAAGGCGAATCCGGGCGTGCTCGACAAGTGGCTCGCGGGGGTGAAGACGTTTGATGGGAAGGAAGGGTTGCCGGCGGTGAAGGCGTATGTGGCGGCGGGGAACTGAGGGCGGTGACGCGTCGCGCATGCCGCGGTTGAGGCATGCGCGCCTCGCGCTACGCGGCGCGGTTTTGTTTTACATCGATCTCCACGGTCACTGCGCCCGCGTTTCCTCCTTGCGCGTTTTGCACGAAGTATTCCTCTTTCATGCTCGCGAAGGAAAGACCGACGGTTTCAATGGCGTGGGCACCGTCGACGGAAGGCCAAACCTTGGTGATGATCACATCCTTCATTGTGATTCGGAAATACACGAATGGCGTGCCGCCCGCCTTGCGCATGGTTAGCGTCGCTTCGGGAATGTGCTTTCCGGTCTGGCAATACTTTGCGAGATTAGGGGACGCGCGGTCGAGGTCGTGCCGGAACAACAGATCGGAAACGGAAGCCTTTCCCGCGCCGCCTCCCGATCCTGAATGAATGTTCGACGTTTGCTCGATCACATGTTCCCAGTGGAATGCCTGGATTGCCTTTGGAAACTGGGCGTCCTGGGATTCACCGTCGATTCCCTGGATATGAACGAAAATATCGGAGGTCATAAAAAACTTGAATTGTTATGAATTTTCGGAGTTCCGGCGCACGAATGCGTGGATCCGAAAGATTGCTAGCAGCAGCACCAAAGCCGCCGCGAACAGCGCGAACCAGCAAGCCAATAGCAGGCCGGACAAATAAAGGATTTCAAAATCGTCCGGCTCCAGGCTTCGTGGTGCCGGCGAGATCAGGGTGTCCTCGATCCAACTGGACATCACGTAGGCGCCGTAGAAGGAAATGACGGTGAGAGCAACATTTAGAAAAGCGCTCTGAGTGAAGCGGCGCGTGAGGCCTGAAAATGCGCGTGTGGCGAGCGCGGCAAGGATCAATCCCGTAAGTAGAGTGCCGAGAATACTTACATCGACGATGTCTTCAGGTCCTGGATCGCTCCATCCGAAAACCGCCAGCACAGCGCGTATCGACACCTGCATCCAGAGAGGCATCATGCCTGAATTGCTGAGGATGAAGCGGGTAATGGCGAAACCAAGAATCAATGACACGAAGGCCACCAATATGGCGCGCATTGCTTTCAGTATCGCTATCCGGGTCATTTCACTTCAACCGTGCCGTATGCCTTCAGCGTAGAACCCGGGACGGGCAGCACTGGTGGCGATCGCCGTATATAGCGCTGAAGCAATTCGAACTCGGCGGGGTTGACGAGCGTAATGCATCCTTCGCTCACTGCACGGCTACCTTCCGGATGAATGCGAAAGTGGCTTCGAATCACCCCGTTTATTTTGGTCGAATCCCCGGTTCTTGGATTCCACAGCGTGAACCACTTTGTTCTGTCTGTAGAACCCGCGATAGGGGCAAGACGGTCGCGGATATCTCCAAGCATCCCACCCGACTGACGGTCAACGATGTAGTAGGTACCCGGTGGAATCGGCCCAATGTCTTTCGTGGCGAC is a window encoding:
- a CDS encoding choline ABC transporter substrate-binding protein; its protein translation is MKCLWIASLATAMLSGAYAANAAEPAACKNVRFADVGWTDIAATTGLASTILQGLGYNPTKTIASVPITFAGVKSKQIDVFLGYWSPTMDPMIDSFRKANQVKILPTPNLTGAKYTLAVPDYAYQAGIRNFSDIAKNYDKLDGKIYGIEPGNDGNALIKKMIDSNMYGLGKFKLVESSEAGMLVEVNRAFREKKPIVFLGWEPHPMNVQMKIDYLAGGDDVFGPNYGEAKVLTVTPTDYDTRCPNVAKLVSNLQFTTDIENHVMLPIMNKTDANKAAREWLKANPGVLDKWLAGVKTFDGKEGLPAVKAYVAAGN
- a CDS encoding type VI secretion system tube protein Hcp; its protein translation is MTSDIFVHIQGIDGESQDAQFPKAIQAFHWEHVIEQTSNIHSGSGGGAGKASVSDLLFRHDLDRASPNLAKYCQTGKHIPEATLTMRKAGGTPFVYFRITMKDVIITKVWPSVDGAHAIETVGLSFASMKEEYFVQNAQGGNAGAVTVEIDVKQNRAA
- the choW gene encoding choline ABC transporter permease subunit, which gives rise to MSEIIPLGSWVDHGVHYLLDHDAKTFDSIGKVIETFAAAVEHGLQAIPMWLLMAIFVGIGLWRVGWRFAAFVLASLLLIYATNFWDQMVITLGLTLSSTIISLMLGIPLGIWTSKSRYVEMGVRPVLDLMQTMPAFVYLIPAAMLFGLGRVPGILATVIFAMPPAVRLTALGIKQVNREIVEAGQAFGCTSFQLLYKVQIPNALPSIMTGVNQTIMMALSMVIIASMVGAGGLGNDVLASIQRLDIGLGFESGLSVVLLAIILDRITESFGRMPGMARAPLFAGLRSVMKVRRTPATQQG
- a CDS encoding DUF2778 domain-containing protein — encoded protein: MAVRCTFTLNNKQTSTLACSGYGTVEAFSGQMRGRDNPAEVATKDIGPIPPGTYYIVDRQSGGMLGDIRDRLAPIAGSTDRTKWFTLWNPRTGDSTKINGVIRSHFRIHPEGSRAVSEGCITLVNPAEFELLQRYIRRSPPVLPVPGSTLKAYGTVEVK
- a CDS encoding GlxA family transcriptional regulator; protein product: MKRDAIVPAVTDSPLSNLAHFGFLTLPNFSMIAFTSAVEVLRMANYVGRAQHYRWSIITPDGEPARASNGITVKPTVTLDEAGMPDVLIVCAGWHVADHVDDKVIALLQRAHEAGIPLGGICTGPYALLAAKLLDGYRCTLHWEDMSPVNKRFPHVRFADELFVIDRDRMTCTGGTAPLDLMLNLVGMRLGQAHAAQVSEQFIVERIRGSTDYQHIPVDARVGFSRAELVEVVRLMEANIEEPLSLEELARLVHLSQRHLQRMFKMFLNVSPTHYYLTLRLRRARELLRNTDASIARVTSICGFHSPCHFSKAYRAQFGHAPSVERRLSA